TGGTGCCGGAGGCGAGACTCGAACTCGCAAGAGGTTGCCCTCGGTGGATTTTGAGTCCACTGCGTCTACCAATTCCACCACTCCGGCGTGAGAAGTAGCCTTTAGAGAACCGTGTTGGCGAAGTCAATGTTTTTGTGGATGATTTTAGAAATTTTTGCCGTGAGCCAAGACCCACATCTTTCGCCCCCTTCGTGGCAAGGAGCTAATCCGCATAAATGGCTTGGAGCACGGCCTTGTCGTCGTCGGAGAACAGGCCGTTTTTATCTTCCTGGGGTTGCATGGAATTGAGCACGGAATCGGGATGGTTGCGCGGATGCCCGGTCACACCTAGGGCGTGCATGAATTCGTGACGAACCACCCACAGTTTTTGTCCGCCCGATGTTTGGAAATCCAGGTGCAGAATGACATCGGCTCGTTTGATTCGACGGGATGCCGTGGATACCACCCGAGTGCAGCCACGAATGAACTGGCCTTTTTCCTGCCACGTGGCCTGTTCTGCTTCGCTTCTGACAATGGCCTGTTGCCACTCTTCGTGGGAATCCGTCAGATAGACACGGATATTGGCCTGGCTTTTGGAAGATACCAACTCGATGCTCACATGTGGAATGATGTCAGTGAGTTCTCGCAGGACGGATTCCACGTAGTATTGCCCTTCCAACTGGTCTTCACCGCCGATCCAAACCGTGACAGGGCCCTCGAAGCGCGGGGCGCGGCCTCCGGGCACGTAATCGTGCACGATTTGGCTGTTGGCGAATATGAAAGTCGGGAAGAAAACCAGGCAAATCAACCATGAGATGGTGTGTCGACGCATGAGGGCTCCGTGGTGGCAAGGTCTGGTCGGAAGAGTTTGACATAGGCGCGGTAGCAGGCGGTCACCGGTGATGAAGGATCCATGCACGGGAGCAGGTTGCCTAACGGTTCGGGCAGCGGGGGCGTGGGAGATGGGGACGGAATGGGCAGCAGGGATTCATCCAGGGGAGGGCGGCCGCTCATGAGTTCGAGTTTGAGCTCCTGGAAATAGTTGGTGCCCAGGAAGGTGTTGGCTTTTTCCAGGATTTCCGGTCCCAGAAAAGAAAACTCCTGCATGACCATGGAGTTGGTCGTGCCCAGCAGCATGGTGGTCTTGCGCCGGCCCAGGGGACGAATCATCTCGGCCATGTCCGTCCCGAATATCTCCGGCCAGTGCCGCCACAGTCTGGCGATGGCCAGCTCCAGGGCCGCCTCGGGGGTATTCAGGGTCAGCCCGAGCGCCTCGTCCATGGCGCACACCCTTCGTTGTCGTTCACGCATGTCGTCTCCTAACCAGCTTGAAGCGAGGCCGCAAGATTGGATATCCCGGTCTTGACGTCAAAGCGGGTGATCTGTACATTTCGCTATATCGAAATATCTTGATATAAGAAAACAACGACACGTTTATGCATCTTCTGACTCAAACCAAAGCCCTGGCCGATGAAACCAGATTGCGCTTGCTCGGTATTTTGGCGCGCCATGAATTGAACGTGGGCGAAATCGTGCAGGTCATGGGCATGGGACAATCCCGGATTTCACGCCATCTCAAAATTTTGATGGATGCTGGTTTTGTGGCGTGCAAGCGCGATGGCCTGTGGGCCTTTTATTCCACGGTCGCGAATAACGGCGCGGGGGCACTTTTGCAGGCTGTTCTGGATGGCTTGTCGAAGATGCCCGAACACGCCCTGGATCTGGAAGGAGTGACCCGGGTCTTGTCGGAGCGTCGTCAATCCACGACCCGTTTTTTTGATGGACTTGCCGCTGATTGGACTCGCATGAGCCAGGAAATATTGGGGAATTTTGATCTGGCCCGTCATCTTCTGGGCGCGTTGCAGGAGTTCGAGACAGTCGTTGATCTGGGTTGTGGACCGGGACTGCTTTTGGGCACATTGGCCGAGCAAGCCCACCATGTCATCGGCGTGGATAACTCGGCGCGCATGCTCGAAGCCGCTGGCGCGTTGTTACCCGAAAATTCCAGGGTAAGTCTGCGTATTGGTGATTTGGAGCATTTGCCGCTGCGAGACGGCGAAGCGGATGCGGCCGTCATGTCCCTGGTGTTGCACCATCTGGCTTCCCCAGGGGCGGGCATCGTCGAAATGGGTCGGGTGGTTCGGCCGGGAGGGCGGGCCGTATTGGCCGAATTTCAGCTCCATGACAACGAAACCCTGCGTTCTCGCTATGGAGACCGTTGGTTGGGCTTTTCCCCGGACGATTTATGGCGTTGGCTGGAGCAAGCCGGTTTTCGGACGCAGACCTGCGAGCGGCACCCAATCAATTTGGGGCTGACGCTTATTGTCATCACCGCCAAACGCCACGATATTTCCATATAACACGCACGTGTATTCTGAAAGACAAGGAGAGATTATGACGTTACCCATTGACCCCGCCCTGGACCACAAGGTCGCCGATATGTCGCTGGCCGACTGGGGCGCCAAGGAGATGCAGCTTTCCGAACGGGAAATGCCTGGACTCATGGCGCTTATTGACAAATACGGGGCCACGCAGCCCCTCAAGGGACTGCGCGTTACCGGCAGTTTGCACATGACCATCCAGACGGCCATGCTCATCAAAACCCTCAAGGCGCTGGGCGCGGACGTACGCTGGGCGTCCTGCAACATTTTTTCCACGCAGGATCACGCCGCGGCCGCGGTGGTCGCCCAGGGGCTGGCCAAGGTTTTCGCCTGGAAGGGCGAGACCTTGGAAGACTACTGGTGGTGCACGGAAATGGCCCTGACCTGGCCCGACGGAACCGGGCCGGACCTCATTGTCGATGACGGCGGCGACGCGACACTTCTGGTGCACGAAGGCGCGAAATGCGAAAAGGATCCGTCCTTGCTGCATCGCGCCACGGACAACAAGGAATTCCGCTGCATCCTGGACCGCCTTGCCGCCGGGGCCAAGATCGACCCGCAAAAATGGACCAAGATCGCGGCAGGCATCCGTGGCGTGTCCGAGGAAACCACCACCGGCGTGCATCGTCTGTATCAGATGGCCAAGACCGGCGAACTGCTTTTCCCGGCGTTCAACGTCAATGATTCGGTCACCAAGTCCAAGTTCGATAACCTTTACGGCTGCCGGGAATCCCTGGCCGATGGCATCAAGCGGGCCACGGACATCATGGTCGCGGGCAAGGTCGTCTTGATCTGCGGCTACGGCGACGTGGGCAAGGGCTGCGCCCAGTCCATGCGTGGCTTTGGCGCGCGCGTGCTCGTCACCGAAGTCGACCCGATTTGCGCCCTGCAGGCGGCCATGGAAGGTTACGAAGTCACGACCATGGACAAGGGCGTGGCGGAAGCCGATATTTTTGTCACGGCCACGGGTAACTACCACGTCATCCGGGGCGAGCACATGCTGGCCATGAAGGACGAAGCCATCATTTGCAATATCGGGCATTTTGATAGCGAAATCGACATGGCTTTCCTGGAATCCACGTCCGGCTGCGTCAAGACAACCATCAAGCCCCAGGTGGACAAATGGGTGCTGCCCAGTGGCCGGAGCATCATCGTCCTGGCGGAAGGCCGTCTGGTGAATCTGGGCTGCGCCACGGGGCATCCCAGCTTTGTCATGTCCAATTCCTTCACCAATCAGGTCCTGGCCCAGCTTGATCTGGCCAAGAACACGTATGAGCCCCAGGTCATGATCCTGCCCAAGATTTTGGATGAGGAAGTGGCGCGCCTGCATTTGTCCCGTCTGGGCGTGGAGCTCGAAACCTTGACCCAGGAGCAGGCCGACTACATCGGCGTGTCCGTGAACGGCCCCTTTAAGCCGGACCATTATCGTTACTAAATGTATGTGAGAAGGAGACATCAATGATTCTCAATGCCGACCATTATCTGTTCACGTCCGAATCCGTGACCGAGGGCCATCCCGACAAAATCGCGGATCAGATTTCCGACGCCGTTCTCGACAGTCTGTTGGCCCAGGACCCCCGCTCTCGCGTGGCCTGCGAAACCCTGGTCACCACGGGCATGGCCGTCATCGCCGGAGAGATCACCACGGAAGCCTACGCGGACCTGCCCGAGATCGTGCGCTCCACGGTGCGCGAAATCGGGTATGTCAGCTCCGACATGGGCTTTGACGCCAATACCTGCGCCGTGTTGTCGTCCATCGACAAGCAGTCTCCGGATATTGCCCAGGGCGTGGATCGGTCCAAACCCGAGGATCAGGGCGCCGGCGATCAGGGCATGATGTTTGGGTATGCCACCACGGAAACGAGCGCGCTCATGCCCGCCCCCATTTACTACGCGCACAACCTGAGCCGCAGACTGGCCGAGGTGCGCAAGACCGGCGTGCTGAACTTTCTGCGTCCCGACGGCAAGACCCAGGTTTCGGTGGAATACCGCCAGGGCAAGCCCGTGCGCATCGACAACGTGGTCGTGTCTTCGCAGCATACGCCGGAAGTGACCTACGAGGAGATCGTCGACGGCATCAAGCGCGAGGTTATCGCCAAGGTCATGCCGGCCGAGATGATGGACGCCAACACCCGCATCTACATCAATACCACGGGCCGTTTCGTGGCGGGTGGTCCCTTGGCCGACTGCGGCCTGACCGGACGCAAGATCATCAACGACACCTACGGCGGCATGGGCAACCATGGCGGCGGGGCGTTTTCGGGCAAGGACCCGTCCAAGGTCGATCGCAGCGGCGCGTACATGGCCCGGTATGTGGCCAAAAATGTCGTGGCCGCGGGATTGGCCGCCACGTGCGAAGTCCAGATTGCCTACGCCATCGGCGTGGCCGAGCCGGTCTCGGTGCTGGTCACCACGGGCGGCACCGGCGTGGTGCCGGATGAGGTTCTGACCACGGCCGTGAAGGAGGTCTTTGACCTGCGGCCCTATTTCATCATCAAGCGTCTCAATCTTCTCCAGCCCATTTACAAAAAAAGCGCCTGCTATGGGCATTTTGGCCGCGAGGATTTTGTCTTCCCCTGGGAAGTGACCGACGCGGTCGCGGATCTCAAAACCGCGGCCAAGATCTAGCCGGTTTTCATTTCAATATTGGAAAGAAAAAGCCGGACCACCGCCTGTAGGCGGGGGTCCGGCTTTTTTGCGTCCGAGCTTTCGGGTCAGGGCAATTCCGCGGCCCAGGTGGTCATGGGCGGAATCGTGGTCACCAGTTCCTGCTTTTTCAGGAACTCGGCAAAACGCGCGTAGCGGTTTGCGTCCAACGCGCCGGGGCGCAGGGCGAAACGGGGCAGGGTGTCCTTCCAGGCCCGGCGGTTCAGTTCATCGTCCAGGTTTTCGCGGCCGTGGCCGACGAACAGCTTCCAGGATTCCTCGGGATGGTTGACGAGGTATTGGACGCCTTCTTCCAGGGCATCGACAAAGGCGCGCAGGTTTTTGTCCTTGGTTCTGTCGGACTTGGCCACGAGGATCAACTCGTCATAGGCGGGCACGCCGTGCTCCTCCACGAAAAACGCTTTGCCCGGCTTGCCCTCGATGGCCATCTGGTTCAACTCGAAGTTGCGGAACGCGCCGATGACCGCGTCGGCCTGACCCGTGAACAGGGACGGGGACAGGGAAAAATTGACGTTGACCAGTTTTACGTCATCCAGGCTCAGGCCGCTTTTCTCCAGCATCACCTTCAGCAGGGCGGTTTCGAATCCGCCCACGGAATAGCCGATGGTCTTGCCCTTGAGGTCGGCGATGCCGCCAATCTTGCCATTGTCGAGCACTACCAGGGAATTGAGGGGGGTGGCGACCAGGGTGGCGATACGGGTCAGGGGCAGACCTTCGGCCACCTGCATCTGATGCTGGTGCTGGTAGGATACGGCGATGTCGGCCTGACCGGCGGCCACGAGCTTGGGCGGATCATTGGGGTTGGAGGGCGCGATGAGTTCCACGTCCAGGCCTCGACTGGCGAAAAAGCCTTTTTCCAGAGCCACGTAGAGCGGGGCGTGGTCGGGGTTGACGAACCAGTCCAGAAGCACGGTCAATTTTTCGGCCTGGGCCGAGGACGCGCCCAAAAGCAGGGCGGTCAGGAGAATGCAGAGTTTTTTCATTGCAAAAGTCCTTGTTGCGGTTGCCAGAAAATCAGCCTGTCCAGCAGGCGGTCAACGAGAAAATAGAGCAGCAGGGAAATGGTGGCCAGCACGGTCAGGGCCGCGAACATGACATCGATCTGCATCCGGGCGTTGGCGTGGAGCATGTAAAAGCCCAGCCCCGAGCTGGCCCCGACCCATTCTCCGATGACCGCGCCGATGGGAGCCACGGCCGTGGCCACGCGCAGGCCCGAGGCCAGACCGGGCAGGGCCGAGGGGATGACGATGGCCGTCAGCACGGCCCAAGGCTTGGCACCCATGATCCGGGCCAGCTCCAAGAGGTCGGGATCAACGCGGCGCATGCCCCCGTAAAAGGCGGTGGTGACCGGAAAAAAGATGATCAAAACGGCCATGGCCACCTTGGAGGCCAAGCCGTAGCCCAGCCACAGCACCAGCAGCGGGGCCAGGGCAAAAACCGGGATGGCCTGGCTGACGACCAAAAGCGGCAGCATCCAGCGTTTCAAAAGCGGGGACAGGATCATGACCAGGGCCGCGCCCGCGCCCAAGACCGCGCCCAGAACGAGGCCCAGCAGGATTTCGGCCAGGGTCGCGCCCGTGTGTCCGAGAAGTTGCGGCGCATGGCTGGCCAGGGCCTGGGCCACGGGCAGGGGGCCGGGCAGGATGTAGGCCGGCACGCCGCTCAGGCTGACCAGCATCTGCCACAGGCCGACAAACCCGCCGGCCAGGATCAGGGGACGGGCGTTCATGCCACCTCCCGCAGGAGCAAATCCAGAAGTTCGCCGTGGTGTCGGGCCAGGGCCGGATCACCGGCCTCGCGCGGCGGTTCTTCCGGGAGGTCCATGGTCCGGACGACCCTGGCTGGCGAGCCCCCGAGCACGACGATGTGGTGCCCCAGGCGCAGGGCCTCCAGGGGATCGTGGGTGACCAGAACCACGGTCGCATTGGCGGTCAGGCGCGCGGCCAGATTTTGCAGGCGCAGCCGGTTCAGGGCGTCCAAGGCGGAAAAGGGCTCGTCCATGAGAATGACGGGGCGGCCTTCCATCAGGGTGCGCAACAGCGCGCCGCGTTGGCGCATGCCGCCGGACAGGGCAGTCGGCAGGGCCCGGGCCTGGTCCGCCAGGCCGGCCTGGGAGAGCAGGTCCAGGGCCTTGTCCCGATGGGTGGGCGTCAGTTCGCCCCGCAGGCGTGCGCCCAGCAGGATGTTGTCGAGCAGGGACAGCCAGGGCAACAGCAGATCGTTTTGACTCATCCAGGCCACGGCTGGACCGGCCGGCGCGGGCTCGATGCGGATTTCACCCTGAAATTCCAGGCTGGGCGCGCCGGCCAGAAGTTTCAGGAGCGTGGACTTGCCGCAGCCGCTTGGGCCAAGAATGCAGGTGGTCCGCCCGCCGGGAATGGTCAGGCTCAGGTCCGCGAACAGCGGCTGCCCGGAGTATTCCAGGCGGATGCGGTCCAGAACGAGGCGTGGGGCCGTCATCCAAAAAACCGGAAGAAGTGGTGCACCGGGCCGTGCCCCTGGCCCAGACTGTAGAACGCGCCGGCGCGGATGGCCCCGCTGATGTATTCCTTGGCATGGCGTACGGCGGTTTCCATGTCTTCGCCTTTGGCCAAGTGGGCGGCGATGGCCGAAGACAGGGTGCAGCCCGTGCCGTGGTTGTTGCGGGTGGCGATGCGTTCGCCTTGCAGGCGGACCATGCGGTCCTCGGCTCCCAGGTAGAGGCAGTCGTCGCTGTCGCCGGATTCCAGATGTCCGCCCTTGACCAGGACATTGGCCGGTCCCAGGGCAGCCAGGTCCCTGGCCGCGCTTTGGGCCGCTTCGGGCGTGGCGATGTCGCGGCCCAGCAATACTCCTGCCTCGGGCAGATTGGGCGTGATCAGGGTGGCCAGGGGGATGAGGGCGGTCTTGAGGGCGTCGATGGCCTCGTCCTGCAACAGTTTGTCCCCGCTTTGGGCGACCATGACCGGGTCCAGGACAATGACACGGACTTGATGCCGGATCAGACCCTGGGCCACGGCGTGAATCAGTTCGGGCGAGAAGAGCATGCCGACCTTGACCGCGTCGGTGCCGATGTCGCCCAGTACTGCGTCCAACTGGGCGGTGACGAAATCAACGGGCACGGCGTGGATGCCGGTCACGCCCAGGGTGTTCTGGGCGGTCAGGGCCGTGATGACGGACATGCCGTAGCAGCCGTTGGCCGCGAAGGTTTTGAGGTCCGCCTGAATGCCCGCGCCACCGCCGGAATCCGAGCCGGCGATGGTCAGGACACGAGAATATTTCTTGGAGAGGTTCATGGTCGCTCCTTGGCCGCGTCAATGATGGTTTTGAGTTCCGCCGCCGCCCGCATGGGGTCGAGGGCGCTGACAATGGACGAGACCACGGCCGCGCCGTCGCAGCCGGCGCGGATGACCGAGGCAGCGTTGTCTTGCGTGATGCCGCCGATGCCGACCAACGGGATGGACACCGCCGCCCGCATGGCCTTGATGCCCTCCAGACCCAGGGTCGGAGCCGTGTCGGTCTTGGTCGGGGTGGCAAAGACCGGGCTGACGCCGACATAGTCCGCGCCCGCGCGTTCGGCCTGGATGGCGTGTTCCACACACTCGGCCGAAATGCCGATGAACATGGCTTTGCCGACGATGCGCCGGGCGTCTGCCAGGGGCATGTCGGTCTGGCCCAGGTGCACGCCGTCCGCGTCCACGGCCAGGGCAACATCGATGCGGTCGTTGATGACCAACGGCACGCCGCTGCCGCGCAGCAGGGCGCGCACCGTCTTGGCCTCGGCCAGAAAATCCCGCGTGGAGGCCTGTTTTTCACGCAGCTGCACGCAGGTCACGCCCCCGGCCAGGGCCGCCCGGACGATGTCCACGGTGCTGCGGCCGCGCGAAAGTCCGCGATCCGTGACCAGATACAGGGAGAAGTCAGGCATGGCCGATCTCGCGGATACGGCCGCGTGCGGCCAGATCCTCGGGAGAAAGCGTGTACAGGGCGTCCAGGAGACGGACCTGGAATGTGCCGGGCCCTTCCGTTTTTTCGCCGGCAATTTCTCCTGCCACGCCCAGAAAGGCCAGGGCCGAGGCCGCAGCCGAAAGCGGGTCGGGGTCCACGGCCAGAAACGCCCCGACCAGGGCCGAGGCCGTGCAGCCCGTGCCCGTGACCCGGGGCATGAGCGGATGACCGCCCTCGACGAGAACGGTGTGCGTGCCGTCGGTGACCAGATCCGTGGGGCCGGTGATGGCCAGGGTCACGCCCAGTTCGCGGGCCAGTTGGCTGGCGGCGTCGGCTGCGTCGGTCACGGCGGCCGTGGCGTCCACGCCTTTGGTTTGGGAGGCCTGGCCGGCCAGGGACAGGATTTCCGAGGCGTTGCCGCGCACCACGGTGACCTTGGTCCGGGCCAGAATGGTTTTGGCCGCCTCGGTGCGCAAGGTTGTCGCGCCCGAGCCAACCGGATCGAGCACGATGGGTCGGCCCAGTGCCGTGGCCTTGACGCCGGCCTTGAGCATGGCCGCGACCCAGGTGTCGGTCAGGGTGCCGATGTTGAGGACCAGGGACGAGGCCAGGGCGACCATCTCCTCGACCTCGTTTTCAGCGTGGGCCATGACCGGTGACGCGCCGCAGGCCAGGAGGGCGTTGGCGGTGGTGTTCATGACCACGAAATTGGTGATGTTGTGGACAAGCGGGTTGGCCGCGCGGAGGGCGCGCAGGTTTTCGGCGGCTTTGCGGATTACGTCGGACACGGGACACCTCGTGCTGCGGGTGGGTTGGAAACGCGGCAGAGGCGAGGATGGGATCGGGGCCGGACGCCAGCCCTGGTTTTGCATTTCCCTTCGCTGGCATGATCCAGATCAGGTTCAACGGGTATCATCTCAGGCTCCTCGCCACCCCCTGCAAAAACTGGTTTTTGGCTAGGAGATCGGAGGGGTGGTGTCAAGGCGGCCGAGGATGGCGGTTCATTCTGGGATGCTCTTCGGCGGCTGCCTTGGGTTGGGCGTTTTTTGTCGCGATGAGGACCTTCTTTTTGGTAATCGTGCTATTTTGAAAATTCACGATCTCACGGTCTTTGGCTGTGATTGATGAAATGGCATGGAGATGTCGCGTCGTGTATTTTTAATGTATACTGATTTTGTCAGGTTTTGGTGCGAGCTTGTTTTCGTTTATTTGGGGTCCGGGAAAAGAGTCGCGGCGTTGTATTCACGGAGCCGGAAACTGGAAATTTTTGAATCATGATGAAGATCACATTAGAAAATTGGGGACTTATATTTACAAAACAAAAAGTGTCGTCTATGACACCTTCCTAGCCGTTCCATGAGGGGACGGTTACTGATTTTATGGTGTTTTATTGGTTGCTTGGAAGTATTTGGACTTCAATCCTGTCAACCGGAGCACAAGGACACAGCCTTGAAAAAACGTTACGTACCAATCACCATTGTCTGCGGTCTCTTGGCGACTTTGGCCATTGGCGGGCAGTTCGCCCCGGCCCCATCGGAAGAGCTTCCCGTTCGTCTGCGGCTGGACAACAAGGGTGGCGATGTCGTTTTTACCCACGCCCGGCACGTGAAGTATGTGGAAGGCATGGGGAAGGGGTGCATCGACTGTCATCACGAAGGAAAAATTCCCAACATGGCCGCGCTCCCGTGCGGTTCGTGTCATGCCACGGAATTTGACGCCAAGTTTTCGGCCGATCACCAGAAAAAGTTGCCTCGGGAAACCTGTGTGCAGTGTCATCATGCGGAAATGGGTACCTTGACGTATGATCATGATGCGCATGCCGAGGAATATACGTCGGCCTGTACCGACTGTCATCATGGCACGGACATAGAGGCGGAGCCAGGGGCCTGCAACCAATGCCATGGCGATACCGCCGACGGCGCCACTCCTTCCTTGCGGGAGGCCGTGCATGCCAAGTGTGAAAGTTGTCACGCCGAGATGTACGAGAAAAAACTGGATGGTTGCAAAGACTGTCACGCGATGTTGCCTGGAAAGGCCGAAGGAGCGCAGCCAGCCTGTAATTCCTGTCATTATGATTCGGATGCCACTCCATTGCCCCATCGAATGGATTCATTTCACGATCAGTGCATGACATGTCACGAGAAGGCAGGAGCTGGCCCTTATGGTGAAAAATCGTGTACCCGTTGTCACACTAGGTAAGGCATCATGATGAAACTCAATACTTCGTCCGCGCTCAAGGGGAGTTTGCAGGAGTCGCCCGTTCCGACGCTGGTACGGATTCCAATTCAAGAAAAACACAAGCCCGTGGTCAAGAAAAAACAAATCGTGGCCAAGGGTCAGGTCATCGCGGAGAATCCGTCCAAGAATTCATTCAATACCGGTTTTGTCCACGCGAGTATCGACGGCGCCGTGGATGACATTCAGCCTGGCTTTATTGTCATCGGCCCATTGCCCGCTCCCAAGGAGGGAGAGGATGTGGCCCCGCCTTCACGTCCGGAGCCGTGCTCGGATTTGGACGCGTTGATGCAGGAAGATCTCTGTCGCAGGCTTCTGGAACTGGGAATCGACACGGATAAATTTCATCCCTCGCGGACCCTGGTCGTCAATGGCCTGAATCCCGAACCCGGGGTTTACGTCAGCGAGCAGCTGCTCAAGGACGCCAAGGCGACCTTGGAAGCTGGCATTCAGGTCTTGGAGCGGGCGGTCAGGCCGGGTACGATCAAGCTTGTCGTCGCGCCGAGCATGAACATTACTCTCTACGGATGCACCACCGTGCATGCCAGTGACGTTTATCCCAAGACCATCGATCCCTTGGTCGTCCTGGCCGCGACTGGCTCGGAACGGCCGGATGGTGTCGATGTCATTTCCGTTTCGGACTTGTACCGTGTCGGACGGGTGGCGGAAACGAAGCTGCCCTTGGTGGATGCTGTCGTTTCCGTTGGAGAAAAGGTGTTTCGGGTTTCCACGGGCATGCCTGTACGGGATGTGTTGCATGTCGCCGGGATGTCATCGGATCGATGCAAGGTTGTCTTGGGCGGGCCCATGCGGGGCGAGGCTGTTTATGATCTCGCCATGGGTATTCCCGAGAACTGCACGGCCGTCACCCTGGTGCCCTTGGGGCGTTTTCCGGAAGTGGGATTGTCGGCCTGTATCAATTGTGGCGAATGC
This is a stretch of genomic DNA from Deltaproteobacteria bacterium. It encodes these proteins:
- a CDS encoding cytochrome C, which codes for MRGRLLILWCFIGCLEVFGLQSCQPEHKDTALKKRYVPITIVCGLLATLAIGGQFAPAPSEELPVRLRLDNKGGDVVFTHARHVKYVEGMGKGCIDCHHEGKIPNMAALPCGSCHATEFDAKFSADHQKKLPRETCVQCHHAEMGTLTYDHDAHAEEYTSACTDCHHGTDIEAEPGACNQCHGDTADGATPSLREAVHAKCESCHAEMYEKKLDGCKDCHAMLPGKAEGAQPACNSCHYDSDATPLPHRMDSFHDQCMTCHEKAGAGPYGEKSCTRCHTR
- a CDS encoding 4Fe-4S dicluster domain-containing protein gives rise to the protein MMKLNTSSALKGSLQESPVPTLVRIPIQEKHKPVVKKKQIVAKGQVIAENPSKNSFNTGFVHASIDGAVDDIQPGFIVIGPLPAPKEGEDVAPPSRPEPCSDLDALMQEDLCRRLLELGIDTDKFHPSRTLVVNGLNPEPGVYVSEQLLKDAKATLEAGIQVLERAVRPGTIKLVVAPSMNITLYGCTTVHASDVYPKTIDPLVVLAATGSERPDGVDVISVSDLYRVGRVAETKLPLVDAVVSVGEKVFRVSTGMPVRDVLHVAGMSSDRCKVVLGGPMRGEAVYDLAMGIPENCTAVTLVPLGRFPEVGLSACINCGECVLVCPARIQPGMLSRYAEFGKYDETRTRHVEACLECGMCTFACPANRPVLQYLKLAKQQLLAQDEFVSTCRLQD